The genomic stretch TAAGTAAAAATGTTTTTCTTTCTATTTTCGTAACTGATTCATATTACATGTCGTTATAACCTACATATGAATACAGGTAACTGAATACGAATAGGTGGTGACGGTATGGTAAGTGAACCAGCTGGTTTTTGGTCGCGTTTCTTTGCGGGGCTGCTTGATGGGATCCTCGTAGGTCTCCCGTTGTACATTTTGTCTAATATCCTGACTGGATCTACAGACGACAATTGGGTGACGGAGCTGCTCCTTTTCCTATATTCGCTGCTTCTCCCTGTCTTTTGGGGAGGATGCACGGTCGGGAAACGACTATGTGGTATCAAAATACAAAAGGTAGCAGACGAGGGACCTCCGGGGATTGGAACGATGCTGCTGCGCAATCTGGTAGCAAGTTTCGTATATGGAATTACGCTCGGCATAGGCTGGATTGTCAGCCTGTTTATGGTCGTATTCAGAGAAGATAAACGTGCTATTCACGATTTTATTGCAGGGACAGAAGTAGTTCAATTTAAATAAGAACTAAATAAGAACTAAATAAGAACTAAATAAGAGCTAAGGAATCAGGACCGTTGGGATTTTCTCAATGTCCTGATTTTTTTGTTTTCTCCTATAAGAATTGGTTATCAGAAGGGGACTTTGAAGAAAAACATATTCAGGTTTACATAATTATAGTTATGTAAACCTGAATCATAGTAATGAATACTAAATAATCTAATAAAGCTTTTTAGGTATACAATGAAAGTTACTCTATATTGGTAGAGACTAATTTATAGAGTATCATTCGTTTTCATAAAAAGGGATATGTCCTTTCTCCTCAATACAAGGTATTATTTAATAGATATCAAATCATTGCTGTAAATATATTAAGAAAGAGATGACCTAAGATGAGTACATATAAGACGTTGTTTTTTGATGTAGATGACACATTGCTTGATTTTGGTGCGGCAGAGAACAATGCCCTTCAGCTGTTATGTAAAGATATGAAGCTTCCTTTCACACCTGAAATAGAAGCTAGTTACCGAAAGATTAATAAGCAATTATGGAGGGCTTTTGAAGAAGGGACAATTAGTAGAGATGAAGTGTTACATACTCGATTTTCGCTTTTCTTTAAAGAATGGGGACTTGAAGCAGATGGAATTCAGTTAGAACAAACCTATCGTACCTATCTTGAACAAGGACATATGCTGATGGATGGAGCCATGGAATTAGTAACAGAGCTGCAGCATCGTTATGATCTGTATATTGTAACCAATGGAGTTTCAAAAACGCAAGATATCCGGTTACGAAGTTCAGGTCTGTATCCACATATGAAACAGATATTCGTATCCGAAGATACCGGTTATCAGAAGCCGATGAAAGAGTTTTTTGATTATGTATTTGATCGAATTCCTGATTTTGATCCTTCTACCGCATTGATCATTGGCGATTCACTAAGTGCAGATATTAAAGGGGGGCAGCTTGCCGGTCTTGATACCTGCTGGTTTAATCCGAAAGGGCTCGTTAATTCTACAGAGATCATCCCCACTTATGAAATATCAGATTTACATCAGTTACATAGCATATTATGAAAAAATACGATTTGAACTGGGGGAAACCGCATTGTCTATATACAATGTGGTTTCTTCTTTTTTTATAAAAACACTCCACCTACAGGATGAAATATTCAATGTTTCGACTCTATAAAAATCCTCATAATACCCCAATTCATTAACATAATGTTCGGAAATAAAACAAAATTCGACATAAAAATACTAAAAACGTTGACAATGTTCTGCTTTTTACTTATGATGAGGTTGTTCTTTTGACATGTATATCAATTTAATTAAATATAAACCGACCTAACTGGGGGACACAGCATGAGTACTTTCACAAAACAGTATGAAGAAATCAAACACATTGCTAACCGGATTTTCGACAATCCTGAACTAGGTTACAAGGAACATAAAACACACCAAACGGTGCTGGATTTTTTACTTGAAGTTAATCCTGAGCTTACATATGAGGTGTTCTGTGGCACAGGGATTAAGACAACACTCGGGGCAGGTAAATCGCTGAACCTTGGATTTATTGCTGAACTCGATGCAGTTTATGCACCGTCTCATTTTCACGCCGATCAGGAAACGGGTGCTGCACATAACTGCGGGCATTACACACAAGTAGCAATAGCTCTCGCACTGTATAAGCACTATTTTACAACGAAAGCATATGAATCCTTGGATTTTGCTCTTACCTTTATTTTTGTTCCTGCAGAAGAATATCTTGATTTACCATATCGTGATGGACTGAAAGCGAAAGGGGAAATAACCTACTACGGAGGTAAGCCCGAAGCGATGAAACGCGGCATATTTGACGATATTGACCTCGGAGTATGTGTTCATGCCATGGGTGGAGAATATCCGAAACGTACAATTGAAATCAATTGTGATCTAGCAGGTTTCCTGTATAAGAAGTATACATTTAAAGGTCGTGCATCTCATGCCGGTTTTGATCCATCTTCAGGTACAAATGCGTATAGCATGTCGACTTTATTTAATGTAGCGCTTGGTATGCAAAGACAGCATTTTAAAGATGCAGAAAAAGTGAGAATGAACCCCATTGTAATGCAGTCGGATATGTCTACGAATGTAATCCCTAACCAAATCACCGTCGGAACGGATCTGCGTACACAGTCTGTTGAATATATGAAGGAAGTTGCTAAACAGATGGATCAGGCGGCAAAAGGAAGTGCGATTGCTATGGGCGGAGAGGTTGAAGCTTCTACACAGATGGGCTATCTGCCTTTTGTACAAGATCGTTATCTTTCTGAATTTGCACTGGCTGCCTATAAAGAGAATGAAGCAATTGAAGATATACTGGAAAATAATGCGATTAGTGCAGCAGGGGATATTGGAGATTTATCCTTTATGATGCCTTGCATTCAGATTGGCTACAGTGGTTTTACAGGTACCATTCATGGTGATGATTTCAAAGATATTGATCCGGAATTCATTTATGAAATCTTCCCTAGATATTTGACAGAAGTCTTTAACAAAATGAATGGCCAACTCGACAAATCTAGAATCTATCGCCGTACGTTCGCTGAGTATGAAGCACTTCTGACTTCCATTACGGAGTAATCTTTATTCACTAAATAGATCAATGAGACAACAAAGAATATACAGAAATGAGGATTTTGGTTCATGAAATCAAAAGGACATCTTGTTTATCTTATCTTATTTGCTTTATTTCTCATTACAGCAGCAGAATGGATTGGAACCCAGTCCATACCGATCGGCAACATTACCATTAACTTGCTTCCTCTGGTGTTTGCTATTCTAATTGCTATGATTCTAGGAACTGCTATCTTTAGACGCGGTATTATGAAAAAGGTGTACAGTAAAGAAAACGTGAACTTTGCAAGTAAATATCTAATTTACATCATGTTACCTCTAATGGCGCGTTACGGAGCGGATGTTGCTCCTAAACTAAGAGAAATTCTTGATGTTGGCTGGGTCTTCTTGCTGCAAGAGATCGGTAACCTCGGAACTGTACTGCTTGGTCTTCCTGTGGCAATTCTACTGGGTCTTCGCAGAGAAGCGATTGGAGCTACCCTGGGGCTTGGACGTGAAGGTGAACTTGCTTATATCTCTGAGAAATATACACTCGATTCCAGTGAGGGACGCGGGGTATTATCACTGTATATTATAGGTACACTTTTTGGAACTTTGTTCTTTAGTATTATTGCACCTGTTCTTCACGCTTTAGGTTTCTCTATTGAAGCACTGGCGATGTCTTCTGGAGTAGGTTCATCTAGTATGATGGTGGGAGCTTCTTCATCTCTAATCGCTTTAGCTCCAGATCAAGCTGAGGTCATCAACAGTTATGCTGCAGCGAGTCAACTACTGACAAGTTTCCTTGGAACGTACACTATGGTATTTTTGGCTGTTCCGCTGCAACGTTTTATGTATAATCTGTTTACTGGAGGTAAAAGGTAATGGTACTGGATAAAAAACATTGGATGAAAGCAGGACTTGTACTTTTGCTAAGTGTCTCGCTTATCCTATTTACAGATATTATGAAACAACTTCGGATCGGTGAGGGCGTTACCGTCTCATGGCATACGATTGGCGGACTAGCTGTATTATGGCTGTTCTCGATGATTGGGATCTTAATTTCTTCTTTAATGAAGAAAGTGCCTGTGAAAGTGCTGCAAGAGTTCCCTGTACTTGGCTGGGTATCGATTACATCACTCATATTCTGCCTTAGTTCTGATGTGTTTGTAGAAGCTATTCAAGCGGTTAACTTCTTATCGATTACTACACCTATTTTGGCTTTCGCTGGGATCTCCGTAGTAGATCGTCTGTCAGATCTTCGTAAAACATCTTGGCGTGTTGCTATTGTTGCATTATTCGTATTTACCGGCACATACCTTGGCAGTGCCATCTTATCTGAAATTGGTCTTTCGTTAACCCGTTAGTAATGATAATTTCACTTATGCAAATACTATACAAAAGAATGGCGAATAACCTATTCATATGAATAGGTTATTTCTTTTATTTCGGATAATAAGACAGGGAATCTCAGATAAACGATCTCGCACAGGTATAATCAATCAGATTTATGTATATAATTGCAAGATGTCCTCTTTGTAATATATCTTGACATGAAAAAATCATTTTTATACTATAAAATTAATATAGCGTAAATTAATAAAAATAAGTATAATAAAAAAATGCGTTATTAAATTTTTATGTTAATAATACTAACAAGAGATCGTTAAGGACATCGTTCCCTTATACGAATATACAACATGATGGAGGTTAGAGATGCAAGACTTCTTACAAAAAGGAATCAGTTTGATCAACGATGTGCTTTGGTCATATGTTCTAATCATTTTATTGGTTGCGATTGGGCTTTACTTCACATGGAAATCAGGGTTCATGCAGTTCACTTACATAAAAGACATGTTCCGTGAACTTAAAGGATCAAACAAGAAACAAAAAGGTGAAATTACTGCTTTCCAAGCATTTTGCATCAGTATGGCTGCTCGTGTTGGGACAGGTAACATTACGGGGATCGCTCTTGCGATTGGTATTGGAGGTCCAGGTGCTGTATTCTGGATGTGGATTATCGCGATCATCGGATCTGCGTCAAGTTTTGTGGAAAGTACACTTGCTCAGGTCTATAAAATCAAGGACAAACAAGGGTTCCGCGGCGGACCTGCCTACTATATGGAGCAAGGGCTTAATAAGCGCTGGATGGGAATTCTGTTTGCAGTCCTGATTACCATATCCTTTGGACTCGTATTTAATGCAGTTCAAGCCAATACAGTAGCAACAGCTTTCCAGAATTCATTTGGAGTAAATCCATTATGGCTCGGGATTGCTTTGGTTGTAGCTTTTGGAATTATCATTTTTGGCGGTATTAAACGAATTGCGAAAATCTCCGAGTACATTGTCGTTATCATGGCCGTTATTTATATCGGTATTGCTTTCATTGCGGTCCTCATCAATATTACTGAAGTTCCTGCGATGATTGCTACTATTGTTAAACATGCATTTGGATTCGAACAATTTGCGGGCGGTACCCTTGGTGCAGCGCTCATGCAAGGGGTTAAAAGAGGATTATTCTCTAATGAAGCAGGTATGGGTAGTGCACCGAATGCGGCTGCTACAGCAACAACAAGTCACCCAGCTAAACAAGGTTTAATTCAAGCATTAGCTGTTTTGATTGATACGCTGGTTATTTGTACAAGTACTGCTTTCTTGGTACTGCTCTCAGGTGCTTACACAGACCCATCTGTTAATACAGAAGGGATTGTGCTTACACAAACTGCACTAGGTATTCATTTTGGTGATTGGGCGTCGAGCTTGCTTGCTGTTATGATTTTCCTATTTGCATTTAGTACGCTGATTGGTAACTACTATTATGGGGAAACGAATATTGAGTTTATTAAATCAAGCAAAACAACGCTTGTGATCTACCGAATTGCTGTTCTTGCTATGATCATGTTTGGTTCAGTCGCTAGCGTGAAGCTGGTCTGGGATATGGCCGACCTGTTTATGGGCTTCATGGTTATTGTTAACTTAATAGCCATCGGGCTCTTATCAAAGATCGCATTTGCTGCGTTGAAGGATTACTCAAAACAAAGAAAAGAAGGCAAAGATCCTGTGTTCTACAAAGATTCCATTCCAGGAATCGAGAATGTAACAGGCTGGGAAGAATCACCTAAAGTGAAATCCTAATCTAATTGTCATTTATCAAAGCTTCTACCTTTCGGTAGGAGCTTTTTTTGATGCAGGCGATTGTATGGATCAGTTAAATTTATTATAATTAGCAAATAACCAGAATTTTCTATTAATTATTCTAATTAGGAAGTCAATGTGTAATAAGGTGTAATAAGGGGGAATAGGGCTGAAACAGCTCAAGATGGTTCCAAATAGTAAGACGAAGAGAGTGCATATGTTGTTTGGCTATTCTAATGAGAACTCATCTCGATCCCGAATATACAGATCATCATTCCGCTCATCATGGTGAATTGGATCCTATTCAGATCGTTCAGCAGATACCACAGCACGCTCAAATTGTAATTTGGGGTGGAGATTCAGCTTATGAAACAATAGGATCAAGGTATGTTCAATATTTATTAAAAGAGTATAAGAATGAAATCATGGAGATCAATGCTGTTGCGATATGTGAAAGAAAGTACAATATACCAGAACAGTCGCCATATTATCGTCATACAGGAGAAATCGTCCCAGAAAAACTTGTTGAAGTATTTCATGTACTGGAACGAATCTATCCTTTAACTACAGAACAAAGAAATAAGCATGAACAAGAATGGTTGGTATATGCCGAGTCAAAGCAGGTACTTAGGTTTTGGAATGATGGGGAAGTAGATACAGTAGAAGAAAATGTATTAGATGAATATTTGCTTCATACGGTTTCTAAGTTACAGAATCGCTCTAATGCAGATGGTTTTATAAAAGCAGCGCGGGTCGTAGGGGAAGCGATGGGGTATTTGGAGCAGTATATCGGTGATGCGTTTTTTGAGTACCGGTTACGGAGTTTAATCAATGAGAGCAAACTTGAGGTATCAGGAATACCTAGTGCGATGAGGTATTATTCGGTTCGTATAAAATCTTAGCAAGTGAGGTGAGCTTTATGGGGAAGGTTGTGCTAGCCGGAGGTACAGGATTTATCGGCCAATATTTTGAAAAGAAATTCAGGGAAAAAGGTGACAATGTATACATTATATCAAGGCAAGAGGGCCATATCTCTTGGGATGATAAATCTTCCATTGTTGAAGCACTGGAAGGAGCAGAGTTGCTCATTAACCTTGCGGGAAAATCAGTCAATTGCCGTTATAATGACCGTAATAAGCGTGAGATCATGGAGTCCAGGAAACGGACGACTCGGATCTTAGGAGAAGCGATAGAGGCTTGTATAGAACGGCCAAAGCTATGGATCAACTCAAGCACAGCCACAATCTACAGACATGCAGAAGATCGTCCCATGACAGAGGAGGAGGGAGAGATTGGCACAGGCTTCTCAGTAGATGTAGCAAAAGCGTGGGAAGAGGCGTTTTTCTCCTTCTCATTAGATCGAACTCGTCAAGTTGCCCTCCGGATTTCCATTGTGCTGGGTAAAGACGGGGGAGTGATGACTCCTTATCTCTATTTAACTCGATTTGGCCTCGGGGGTAAGCAAGGCCCTGGAACGCAGAAATTCAGTTTTATTCATGTGGATGATTTGTACCGGATTGTACAGTTTATTCAGCAGCGTGAGGACCTTTGCGGTGTATTTAATGCGGCGACTCCTTATCCAGTATCGAATCAAAAGTTAATGGCCGAAATGCGTAAGAAGATGAATGTTAAAGTAGGAATCCCTACCCCTGGGTGGATGTTAGAGATGGGAGCTGTATTCATTCGGACGGAAACGGAGCTAATTTTAAAAAGCAGATGGGTAGTACCTGAAAGGTTACTAGCGGAAGGTTATGAATTTCGTTATCCCACAATAGAAGATACATTAGAAGCTGTGCTGTAATAAATCTATTATTTATGTATAGCTCGCTCACATGAACTTAGCTAATTATAAGATGTCGAATTACATGATCATGATCAAAAATTACATTGCCAAAGTCGTGTCTGATTCTTACGAATCAGGCACCTTTTTTATGCTTATACAGGGAATAAAAGAGAGCGAAGAATTCTAGCGCGTTTCGGCATTTATTTTGTTATGTCTTATTATGTAGCGGTTTTAGGAGGATTAGGGGCAATTTTAAGTCATCGTATTACATAAAACGTCGTTATTTTACTAGGAAATAAGGATTATTACAAAACTTCATATAACAACGATGAATCACGGAAAAATGAAGCTTTCATTACGCTAAAAAACTGCGTATAATATAAATTATACGCAGTATCTGTTTATATTCGATTTATTTAATAGAGTCGACCACTTACCTAAGTTCGTAGACGTAGATCGACACGTATTTTGCTTAAAAACTCTAATTTTGAAGAATGGCAGGTGATGATGTTGAATGCAGAAATGTTAGAAACGATTTTAGAAACCTATGCAGAAGAACTCGAAGCATTTGATATCTGGCTGAAAGATGCGGGGTACACCAGCCACACTATTAAATCTTATAAAAGTGATGTGTTTGAATTTTTATCATCTCTAAATGGGAAGTCACTAGATAAAGTGAAGAAACTACATATTCTCTCTTTTCTGTCGAGGGCTCGTGATCGGGGGATCAGTGATTCAACTCGGAATCGTAAACATGCTTCGGTGCATTGTTTCTTCAAAGCGCTGATCGAGCTCGAACTTCTGGAACTGAACCCGGCAACAGGAATTAAGAAATCGAGAACGGAAAAGAATAAAGCCCCCGTATTTTTAGATGAAGAAGATCTGCCAAAATTCATGAAATCGGTAGAGGGGAAATATCGGAATCGCAATCTAGCGATTTTTCTGCTCATGGCATATATGGGTCTGCGGGTAGGAGAAGTTCATTCTTTAAATGTGGGAGATTATAATGCGCAGCGTAGTACGATCGATGTATTTGGTAAGGGGAGAAAGTGGCGGACCTTGCCTGTTCCTGCAGCGGTAAGAGGTGTGCTAGATGAAGTGCTAGCCGAGAGGATCGAACCTCGTAAATCAAAGGAAGAAGCTTTCTTCATCTCCCAACAAGGGAGAAGATTGTCCATTCGGACGATTCAGCTGATTGCAGCTGAGACCTTTGATCGTTTTCAGGAGAATGAAGGGATCACCCGCAAAAAAGCATACTCTAGTCATAAACTGCGGCACTCTTTTGCAACGATGATGCTTCGCAAAGGAGCTGACCTCAGAACCGTTCAAGAGTTGCTTGGGCACTCATCGATTGAGACGACTACCGTGTACACTCACGTAACCAATCGGGAGAAGGAACAAGCCATGGCTATGCTTGAGATTGACCTATCTTAATCTATCCTAATCAGTGATTTAGTTTGGGTTATTCATATAAAAATACTTTGTCATTTTTAAGCAAATTCCAATCATACACAGACCATATTCATTTCTACAAGTATTAGTTAACATATTTTATATTATGTAAACCTACGCTTAGACATACAATTATTATTAATATCTTGATTAGCATTTTAAGTAAGCCATTAATAACATATCAATTAAACATGATTTCATAAAAAAGACAAACAACATAGATTATTAGAAGCAAAGGGCTGCTTTATAGGCAGCCTTTTGCTTCATTATAAAAAGTGTTTAACATTCCTGTGTATAAGAGTGCCTTAAGCTATAGATAAATAATAGTGAGTGTCACCCTATGCGGGTCTACCTTTTTCGGGCAGGAGGAATACTTTGTGGATTATGAAACATATTCTTAGGATCATATTTTGCTTTCACTTTACGTAATCTTGTATAGTTTGTTCCATAATATACTGGACCTGAATCTTTAATACCTTGGTCTGGTACATTAATATAAGACCCTACGATATATGGTTGCAGCTTTCGGCGTGTATTACGGGTTAAGGCGATATTTTTAGCGGCATTGGCTGGATTAATCCAGGAGGTATTCCATTCTACATAGAATTTGGCGTTACGCCAGAAGAAAGCACTCGCTTTTGGAGAAACCCGGCTTACCGCACCACCCCAGTTGAGGAAGAAGAATCCGGCTGTTGAATCTGCCTCAGCGTTCTCTAGAAATTCCTTCATCACTTTTATGGCACTGTCAGGAAAAACGGACTTTCCAAAACCTGAAGAGAACTGGTTGCTATACTTTTGGGTAAGTACAGGATCAGGTGCTAATAAGAAGTTCACTACTTCCGGGTAAGGTAATAACCGAATAGTACTCTCCGTGGGAGTTCCGACCGATGTGATTGGCTTAAGTAACCGGACTGCCTCTGTTTTTGGTCCGAGGAACAAGCCTTCCATTGTGACATTGCCGCCTTTTTTAGGGCCAATATTCAGTTCACTTCCAAGCCTAGTATCGACAGAAGGAGCCCACCGTTGCCATACTTTAAGTACCTTTTCGAATTGGTTCCATGGCCATGTAATCTTGAATACGGTTGCCTTCGTGGGGGCCTTTCGCACTTTAAATTTGTATTTTGTGCATATACCGAAGTTACCACCGCCGCCTCCACGGGAGGCCCACAATAAATCAGCATTCTTCCTATGATTAGCGACAATTACTTTTCCATTTGCATCGACCATTTCTAGTCCAATCAGATTATCGCTGATCAGCCCGATTGTTCGCTGCAAAGGCCCAATTCCTCCACCGAGTGTAATCCCGCCAATTCCTACGGTGGGACTGTCACCAAATGGGGCTATAAATCCTTGAGCAGCCAGGGTTTTCGCGATTCTTCCGACTCGGTTCCCCGTCTCAACAATGACTGTTCCCTTCTTCTTATCCAGTTTAATCCCTTGCATCTTGCTCACATCTATTACAATGCCTCCGTTAACCTGCGAAAGGTTGTTCTCGAGCGCATGCCGTCCACTTCTGGCCCGGATGGGGATATGATGATGACGAGCCCATTTTATAGCATTAGACACATCTTGCGTTTTTAGAGCAAAAACAAATACTTTCGGATATCTGTCTGTATGAGGATCCCAATTTCTACGTGCAGCCTCATAACCTGAATCTCCTCGGAAAATCACTTTACCAGTCAGTTTCACTTTTGAACTCACCATAACAACTCCCTAGTGCAAAAATGGATTACACCGATATCTTACAAACACGGTATTGTCCATTATATGGAGAACAGCAGTCCATGGTGTAGGATTTTGGATGAGAAGGAGAATGTCGATTACCAAAAGGAAGACGCTACTAATCAAGGGTTATATAATTCTATATTTTAGTTTATATAATATAATTTATGTTAACAATTTGATCTTAATAACTGTTCCATTACGAACATCTTTTATTAATTGTTAAATAAATTATGATACATTTTACAACATTAATTTAACTTTATCGTCAATATTGTTAATAATATGTAAATCAACTTTATATTTACTTTGCTATAATTTCTTTTGCGTGAAGAAAGGGGCTTACCAAGTGAAGAAAGTAATTGGGTTAGTGATTTTAAGCGGTACATTGTTGTTGTCAGGTTGTAGTTATGGTTATGAAGATCCACCACCAGGTACATATACGCAAGGTAGAGATGAAGTGGAGCAAGTAACATCAGACACCAAACTAGATCATGGAGAAATGATTACATCTTCTGAAAATGAAGAGGTGCGTCTATATTCTGTAAACGTAATCAAAGATGAGTATCAAGGAATGGTTGTAGACGTTAATGGTAAACAAAAAGAATTTGATTGGAACTTTATTAATCTTGTTGATCCGCAAATTTTCTATACGGATGTTACAGGGGATGGGAAAGCAGAAACGATTATTGTTTTAAATACAGGAAAAGGTACAGCAATGTCGATAAATGAAATACATGTCTTAGATGAAAATCTTGATGAAATAAACGTCCAAGATGTGCTGAAGGTTGTCTCTGAACGAATAAGTTCACAAGTTACTAAGAAGAATGATACTACGTTATCCATTCAAGTTCAGTTTGATAATAAAGAGCTCGATTTAGAACATCCTGTGGACTCTGATTATATTCTTAATCAAACCGAGCTTGGTTTTGGAGCAATTATGTACCATAAAGTAGAAGATCAAAAAATAAAGACAATAGCTACAGGGCTTATTGGAATGGCTCCAACGTATGCAGCTTCTTTTGAAATATCATATAAATATGTAGCTGAATCAAATGAGTTTATAGCAGATGAAATTCAGTTTATCCCAAGTGAAGACAGATGAAAAAAAGGTGGCCAACATTTTAAAATGTACCCCTTGTAAAGGACATTTAATAAAAGGTTAGCCAACTTCTTTAAGCTGCTGTCTGTATTTTGCAGGCGGCAGCTTCTTTAAATTCCATTGCCCTCGATAATGATTGTAGTAAATCATGTAGCTCTTAATTTCTTTTTTTACTTCTTCTAACGTTGCACATGCTTTTATATTTGTTTCATCTTTAAAATGCCCAAAGAATGATTCTTGTGGCGCGTTGTCCCAACAGTTTCCTCTACGAGACATCGATTGACCTAAGCCTAGATTCTTCACAAGCTTTTGGAATTGCGGATTTGTATAGTGAAATCCTTGATCCGAATGAATAAACGCATCGTTGGTTAGATGACGATGTTTCTTTAGTTGATGAAGTGTGTTTATTGCAATCTTTAAACTCAGCGTAGAAGAGACCTCATAGGCGAGAATTTCATTGGTTTCAGCGTCTTTAATTGTAGATAAATAGGCTCGATTTCCTTTCCCATAAGTTAAATACGTAATATCTGTTAACAGTACTTTACCAGCCAGACCTTGCTTAAATTTTCGGTTTAACTTGTTTTCACAGGATCGATGTTCTTTTGTTGCTTTTGCCATACGGCGTGCAGGATTCGCTTTGCGAATAGGGCAGTAGATATTAAATTTATTCATCACACGACGGATCCGCTTAAGATTGTAGGTGATACCGTATTGATTTTTTAACGTCATTTTGATTTGCCGTGCACCCTTCTTTCTTCCCCGGAAATGGTATGCCTTCAAAATGATTTCTTTTACTACTTCATCTGCTTCATCCTGTTTCTGACGAGCCTGCATTGCTTCTTTACTGAAATAGCGATAA from Paenibacillus polygoni encodes the following:
- a CDS encoding FAD-binding oxidoreductase produces the protein MVSSKVKLTGKVIFRGDSGYEAARRNWDPHTDRYPKVFVFALKTQDVSNAIKWARHHHIPIRARSGRHALENNLSQVNGGIVIDVSKMQGIKLDKKKGTVIVETGNRVGRIAKTLAAQGFIAPFGDSPTVGIGGITLGGGIGPLQRTIGLISDNLIGLEMVDANGKVIVANHRKNADLLWASRGGGGGNFGICTKYKFKVRKAPTKATVFKITWPWNQFEKVLKVWQRWAPSVDTRLGSELNIGPKKGGNVTMEGLFLGPKTEAVRLLKPITSVGTPTESTIRLLPYPEVVNFLLAPDPVLTQKYSNQFSSGFGKSVFPDSAIKVMKEFLENAEADSTAGFFFLNWGGAVSRVSPKASAFFWRNAKFYVEWNTSWINPANAAKNIALTRNTRRKLQPYIVGSYINVPDQGIKDSGPVYYGTNYTRLRKVKAKYDPKNMFHNPQSIPPARKR
- a CDS encoding IS3 family transposase (programmed frameshift), whose protein sequence is MTKKIFTNQQQAQLKLNPYVKNVSAKAITYTEEFKGFFIDEYDKGKIPSEIFLEAGFDIGALGLTRIHKASNRWRSAYQDHGLIGLEDARKHASGRPLERELSLEEKYARLEAKLNLVEAENEFLKKLGSTRKADEKKEINITTTQKFELIHQIIDKYQLKRIVRYLCQIAHVSRSGYYRYFSKEAMQARQKQDEADEVVKEIILKAYHFRGRKKGARQIKMTLKNQYGITYNLKRIRRVMNKFNIYCPIRKANPARRMAKATKEHRSCENKLNRKFKQGLAGKVLLTDITYLTYGKGNRAYLSTIKDAETNEILAYEVSSTLSLKIAINTLHQLKKHRHLTNDAFIHSDQGFHYTNPQFQKLVKNLGLGQSMSRRGNCWDNAPQESFFGHFKDETNIKACATLEEVKKEIKSYMIYYNHYRGQWNLKKLPPAKYRQQLKEVG